AGATTCATACTTGTCCTTGAATTCATTGAATAATTTTTTGGAAGCGGAAATGATTTGCTTTTCATCTGCACCTAAAAGACCTAAAGCCATTACAGCCCCAGTTACAGCACCACAGGTTCCTTCAGAGAATGTTCCACCAATTCCTCCAGAGAATCCTTTTGCAAGAAGAGCCAATTCTTCAGTAGGCATACCTGCAACATCACAAATTCCCATAAGAGTTGCTTGTGAACAACTGTAATCCTTTCTGTATTCTTCAATTTTATTTACTACTTCATTTGAATCCAATTCCATAATAATCCCTCACAACTAATTTAAATCAAATTTTGAATAATTCGAATTATTTAAAACATTGTTATAGTTAGTATAAACTTTAATGTTAATAAATTTTTATAAATCAATGAAAAAAAAAATGTTTGAAAAAATAATAGATAAAAAGAGTAGAAAAAAGAAATAAAATAAAAAAAGAAATAAAAAAGACTAGTTGTGATAGGTTCCACAACTTTGTCTGCTTAAAGCATGCTTGTGAGCATGCATATGCTTAATTCCACTTTCAGTTTCGATTTCATCAATTATCTTAA
This Methanobrevibacter ruminantium DNA region includes the following protein-coding sequences:
- a CDS encoding C-GCAxxG-C-C family protein, which produces MELDSNEVVNKIEEYRKDYSCSQATLMGICDVAGMPTEELALLAKGFSGGIGGTFSEGTCGAVTGAVMALGLLGADEKQIISASKKLFNEFKDKYESVTCGYISKDGDDKSPCVEVCLFAGEKVCEYLKE